In Halobacteroides halobius DSM 5150, the genomic window AAGATGCTTTAGAAGAACCACGAAGGATTGATCAAGATAGGGTAGATGCTCAACAAGCAAGAAGGGTTTTAGATAGGTTAGTGGGATATAAATTAAGTCCTTTATTATGGAAGAAAGTAAAGAAGGGTTTAAGTGCTGGTCGAGTTCAATCTGTTGCTGTTAGAATTATTTGTGAGAGAGAAGAAGAAATTAAAGCATTTGAACCACAAGAATATTGGACTTTAGATACTAAACTTAAAGATAAGAACAAAGGTCAATTTAAAGCTAAATTATATAGAATTAATAATAAAAAATTTGCATTAGGTAGTAAACAAGAGACAGACCAGGTGATTTCAGAACTAAAAGAAGAAGATTTAAAAGTTTCTAAGATTAAGGAAGGGAAGAGAAGAAGGAACCCATCACCTCCATTTACTACTAGTAGTCTTCAGCAACAAGCCTCTAATTATCTACACTTTAGTACAAAAAAGACAATGTATTTAGCTCAACAACTTTATGAAGGAATTGATTTAGGCGCTGAAGGAACAGTAGGTTTAATCACCTATATGCGAACTGATTCTACTAGAATTTCTAAGGAAGCTCAAGCCAATACTAGAGATTATATAGCTGATAATTTAGGAGATAAATATCTGCCTGATACTCCTAAAAAGTATAAGGCTAAATCTGGAGCACAAGATGCTCACGAGGCAATTAGACCAACATCTGTATTTAAAACTCCCCAAAAAGTGAAACAGTATTTAGGTAAACAGCAATATAAATTGTATAAGTTAATTTGGGAGCGGTTTGTTGCTAGTCAAATGAAACCTGCTGTATATAAAACCTTACGAGTTAATATTAAAGGAGAAAAATACTGGTTAAGGGCCAATGGCTCTCAACAAGTTTTCCCTGGCTTTTTAAAAGTTGATACGAGTAAACAGCAAAAGAAAGATAAAGAGCTACCTAGTCTTGAAGAAGGAGCGAAGATTGATATAGTTGAACTACTCCCTGACCAACACTTTACTAAACCTCCTGCTAGATATAGTGAAGCTAAATTAGTTAAAACTTTAGAAAAAAAGGGAATTGGGCGTCCTAGTACTTATGCGGCTATAGTTGGGACAATAGAAAAGAGAGGTTATGTAACGAAAGAAAATAAGCGTTTTAAACCTACTGAATTAGGAGAGATAGTTAATGGATTATTAGTAGAACATTTCCCTAATGTAACTAATGTTAAGTTTACTGCTCAATTAGAAGCTGATTTAGATAGAATTGAAGCAGGTAAAAATGATTGGATTGAGGTATTAAAAAGCTTTTATAGTCCTTTTTCTGATCGTCTAGAAGAAGCTAAGGAGAATATGGAACAAGTACAATTAGAAGAAAAGGAAACAGATGTTATTTGTGAAAAATGTGGTAATAATATGGTGATCAAACATGGTCGCTATGGTAAGTTTTTAGCTTGCCCTGGTTTTCCTGATTGTAAGAATACAAAACCTTTATTAGATAAAGTAGGAGTAAAGTGTCCTGAGTGTAAAGATGGAGATGTAGTAAAAAGAAAGAGCAAAAAGGGTAGAACTTTTTATGGATGTAGTAATTATCCAGATTGTGAGTTTATGACATGGCATCAACCTGTAGAAAAGAAATGTCCTGAATGTGGAAAATTTTTAGTAGAAAAACGAACCAAGAAAGAAACTAAGCGGTATTGTATTAATTCAGATTGTGATTATGAAGAATAAGCATAGGAGGGATTTAAGATGATGGAAGCAACAACAGTAATTGCTGTTAAGGATGATGATCAAGTAGCTCTAGCGGGTGATGGTCAAGTTACAATGAAACATACTGTTATGAAGCATGGAGCTAATAAGATTAGGCGTCTTCATAATGAAGAAGTATTAGCAGGATTTGCTGGTACAGCAGCTGATGCATTTACTTTATTTGAAAAATTTGAAGGGAAGTTAGAGGAATTCCATGGTAATTTAAGACGCGCTGCAGTTGAATTGGCTAAAGAGTGGAGAACAGATAAAATGTTAAGAAAGCTAGAAGCTTTATTAATTGTTGCTAATGAAGAATCATTATTAGTTGTGTCAGGAACAGGGGATGTAATTGAGCCTGATGATGGTGTAACAGCAATTGGTTCAGGAGGTTCTTATGCGTTAGCTGCTGCTCGTGCTTTTATTCAATCATCTGATTTGACAGCTTCACAGATAGCTAAAAAATCATTAGAGATTGCATCAGATATATGTATTTATACTAATGATAATATTACGGTAGAAGAAATATAAGGGGGCTTAAAAATGGAAGATTTAACTCCACGTGAGATAGTTAAGAAATTGGATAAATACATTGTTGGACAAAATGAAGCAAAAAAGTCAGTTGCAATTGCATTAAGAAATAGATATCGGCGTAAGAAATTAACAGTTGATTTAAGAGAGGAAGTAATCCCTAAAAATATTTTAATGATTGGCCCAACTGGAGTTGGAAAGACAGAAATAGCTCGTAGATTAGCTAAATTAGCTCAAGCTCCATTTATTAAAGTAGAAGTGAGTAAATTTACAGAAGTAGGTTATATGGGCCGCGATGTAGAATCAATGGTTAGGGATTTAGTGCGGACTGCTATGCGGATGATCCAGCAAGAAAAAATGAAAAATGTAGAAGAAAAAGCAGTCAAGTTAGCAGAAGAAAGAATTCTTGATGCACTATTACCTATGCCTAATAAACAGGATAATAATCCATTGCAAAATCTATTTGGTGAGTTTCAAGATAATGATACCCAAAATGATGAGCCAGACGAAAGAATTAAGCGTAGTCGTAATAAGCTACTAAAGAAGTTAAGATCAGGTGAGTTAGAGGAACGGATGATTGAGATCGAAGTAGAACAAAGCAACTCACAAATGGTTGAGGTTTTTTCTGGAGCTGGGGTAGAGGAATTAGGATTTAACTTTCAGGATATCTTTGGTGGTATGTTACCTAATCAAAAGGAGACAAAGAAAGTATCCGTTAAAGAAGCAAGAGAAATACTAAAAGAAAAGGAAGCAAAAAAGTTAATAGATATGGATAAAGTTAGTCAAGAGGCTATAGAAAGGGTAGAACAAGCGGGGATTATATTCTTAGATGAGATTGATAAAATAGCTGGTAAAGAATCTGGTTCTAATCCTGACGTATCCCGGGAAGGAGTCCAACGTGATATTCTACCTATTGTAGAAGGTTCAACGGTTAATACTAAATATGGTTCAGTAAAGACAGATCATATTTTATTTATTGCTGCTGGAGCATTTCATGTTGCTAATCCAACTGATTTGATTCCTGAATTACAGGGAAGATTCCCAATTAGAGTAGAATTAAATAGTTTATCAAAAGATAACTTTAAAGAAATTTTAGTTGCACCAGAGAATGCACTAACTAAACAATATAAAGCTTTGTTAGCTACAGAGGATTTAGATATTGAATTTACTGAAGGAGCAATTGATGAATTAGCAGAGATTGCTTTTAGGGTAAATGAACAAACTGAAAATATAGGAGCTCGAAGATTACATACTATTGTAGAAAAGTTATTAGAAGAATTATCTTTTACAGCACCAGAACTTGAGCAAGATATAATTGAGATCGATCGAGAGTATGTTAAAGATAAGTTAGATGATGTAGTAGAAGATAAGGATTTAAGTAAGTATATACTTTAAAGTAATTTTATTTGAAATAAAAAACAAGTTTGTGTATAATTTAGATACCAGATGTGATAGAGAAGATGTTATTAAGGGGGACTTATTGATGGATAGATTACTTACTAAAACCCGAAAGATAAATAGATTAATCCAATCCTCTGCAGGAAAATCAGTAGATTTTGAAGAAATGGCTAATGTACTAAGAGAATCTATAACTGCAAATGTTTATTTGGTTGATGAGCAGGGTAGGATATTAGGTCATAGCTTAGTTGATGAATTTGAATGTGATATAATGTTACAAGAAGTAATTAATCAAAATCATTTTCCTAGTGAATATAATGACTGGTTACTTGGTATTTATCATACTCAATCTAACTATGAACAAAAGCATGGTGCTTGTGTCTTTACTGATGATAAAGATTGTCTTTTCAAGCAAAAATTAACTACTATTGTGCCAATTAATGGTGGAGGAGAACGATTAGGGACTTTAATTTTAGCTAGATTTGATAAAGAATTTGAGTCAAGTGATTTATTATTGGCTGAATATGGAGCTACTGTAGTAGGTATGGAAATTTTAAGATTAAAGAGTGATAAAAGAGAGAAAGCAGCCCGAAAGAAAGCAGCAGTTCAGATAGCATTAGATACTTTATCTTATTCTGAATTAGAAGCTGTTGAACATATCTTTGCAGAACTTGATGGTACAGAAGGTTTATTAGTAGCTAGTAAGATTGCTGATAGAGTAGGAATCACTCGTTCAGTAATTGTTAATGCTTTACGAAAATTTGAAAGTGCAGGAGTAATTGAATCTAAATCTTTAGGAATGAAAGGCACGCACATTAAGATTTTAAATGATTATTTATTAGAAGAGCTTGACGATTTAAATTAGTTGATTTAGGGTGTGGGAAGCCACGCCCTATTTTTATGTTTGTTTTTGAATTTTGTTAATTAATTTCTATATAGTAAAAAAGAAACATTTATGTAGTAAACGGATTTATGATATTAATTGCTTTTATTTCATATACAATAATAACTCTTGAATTTTAGATTATATTTTTTGCAGGAATTTTAAATAAGAATGTCGAATTTTTAAATGAAGGTACTTTGATTAAAAGGAGGGGACTAGATGGATCTTTTTGGACAGAACTTTGATTTATTACAGAAGTCATTAGATGGCTTATCTACTCGTCATAAAGCAATCTCTAGTAATATTGCTAATGTAGATACACCAGGTTATAAAAGAAGAAAAGTTAACTTTAAAGAACAATTAACTAAAGCATTAGATGGTAATAATAATTTAGCAATAACAGATAAAAGTCATATATCTTTAAATAGTAGAAGCATAAGTTCTGTAGAGCCTAAAGTTAGTATTGAAGAGGATACTAAAATAAGAAGTGATGGCAATAATGTTAGTATAGATGCTGAAATGGCTAATTTAGCTAAGAATACATTAGAGTATCAGGCTACAATTAAACAACTATCTAATCAATTTGGTCGATTGAATCTTGTGATAAAAAAAGGAGGTAAATAATAGTGAGTTTGTTTAGAGGAATTAATATTAGTGCTTCCGGTTTAACAGCTCAGAGATTAAGAATGAATATTGTTTCTAGTAATATTGCTAATGTTAATACTACTCGAACAGAAGAAGGTGGGCCTTATCAACGGAAAATGCCAGTTTTCAAATCTCGATTAGAAGATGAAATGGGAATGTTAAAAGAGGATGGGCCAACAGGAACTGGAGTGGTGGTTGAAGAGATTAAAGAGAGTAAAAAGGCTCCTAAGTTAGTTTATAATCCTCAACATCCAGATGCTAATGAAGCTGGTTATGTGAAAATGCCTAATATAAATATTGTCTCCGAAATGACAGATATGATATCGGCTACTAGATCGTATGAAGCAAATGTAACTGCTTTAAATTCAGCCAAGCAGATGGCAAAAAGTGCTTTAAAATTAGGTTAAAGAGGAGGGGGACTAGATGGATATTAATAATGTTTCCAATCATAAATTAAATATTATTAATAATAAAGATTTAAAAACTGATAATCAGAAAAAGGATTCATCTTTTTCAAATGTACTACAAAAATCATTACAAGATGTTAATAAGCTACAACATCAAGCTAATCAAGCTAGTAAAGATTTAGCTTTAGGAAAAACAGATAATATACATAATGTAATGATAGCAGCCCAGAAAGCTAAATTATCTTTAAGTTTAACAACTAGTGTGAGAAATAAAGTAGTTGATGCCTATAAGGAGATTATGAGGATACAAGTCTGATGGAAGGGATATTAGTAGGATTGAGGTGGAAATATGGTTGAGAGTCTTTCGGAGATAAAAGAACAGCTACAACAGCTATGGGTAAAAATGGATAAAAAAACTAAAATAATAATAGGTATTTCAGTATTAGCTACTATGATAGGAATAATAGGTTTAGTAGGTTGGGCAGGGCAACCAGCATATAAAGTTTTATTTAATAATCTAGCAAGTAAAGATGCAGGAGCAATAATTAATAAGTTGAAAGAAAAACAAGTTCCATATAAACTAGAGAATCAAGGAGCAGCTATTTTAGTTCCTCAACAGCGAGTTTATCAACTTAGATTAGAGTTAGCTAGTAATGGTTTGCCTTCTGGTGGAGTTACTGGATTTGAGTTATTTGACCAGACTCAAATAGGAACTACTGATTTTGCTCAAAAGGTCAATTATATGAGAGCTTTATCTGGTGAATTATCTAGAACTATTAGACAATTTAATAATATTAGTTATGCTAAAGTAAAGATCACTCCAGCTAAAAATAGTATTTATACAGAAAGAGTACAACCAGCTAAGGCGTCAGTGCTTCTAAAATTGGATGGATATCAACAGTTATCAACTAAACAAGTAAAATCTATTGCTAACTTAGTAGCTGGTAGTGTAAAAGGATTGCAGCCTAATAAAGTAACTATAGTTGATACAGCTGGAAACTTATTATCAGCTAAATTAGAATCTAAAAAAGGTAGTGCAACAACTTATAATCAACTAGAACTACAAAGTCAATTTGAGGGCGAAATAGAAAAAGATTTAAATATAATGTTAACTAAAGTTTTAGGAATGAATAATTTTGTAGTACGAGTTAATGCTAACCTGAATTTTAGCCAACGTAGTTTTAAAAGTACTAAGTACTCTCCTGTTGTAGATGACAGGGGAATTGTTCGTAGTAAGCAAACAAAAGAGGAAAGTGAAAAGGGAATTAGTAGTAGTCCAGAAGGAGTTCCAGGTACTACCTCTAATTTGCCACAATATAAAGTAACTGACCAGGAGCAACAAAGTCGAGAGAGTTCAGAAGAAATAATAAATTATGAAATTAATAAAAAGATAGAAAAATATGTTCAATCTCCTGGTGACTTAGAACGATTATCTGTTTCAGTGATTGTTAACCAAAAATTAAATCAACAAAGAAAGAATATGATTACTGAAGCTATTTCAGCTGCAGTAGGCTATAATAAGCAACGTGGGGATGAGATTAAAGTTGTGGGAATGAAATTTGATAATAGCTTAGAGCAGCAAATGAATCAACAGATCAATGCTCAAAATTCTCAACGAGAGACTTTATTGATGACTTTAGCAATTATAGTAGGTGCTTTAATTTTAATTGTATTATTTTTAATATATAGAAGAGGTCAAGATGATGAGCAAGATATCACACCAGGTCAAGAGGTTGATTATGTTGCAGGAGATGAAGTCAATGAAACTGCTGCTTCTGAAGAATTAGATCCACAAGAACAAGAAATAAGAAAGTTACAGCAAGAAATACGTGAGTTAGCAGTTGATCAGCCTGAGGAGATAGCAGAATTATTAAAAGGTTGGCTAGAAGAGTAAATGATAAAGGAGGAAAATGGATGCAGGGAGAACTATCAGGTAAACAAAAGGCTGCTATCTTAATGATTTCTTTAGGTCAAGATGCTTCGGCAGAGGTTTTTAAGCATTTAAATGATGATGAAATTGAAGAATTGACCTTAGAGATTGCTAATTTAAATAAGGTACCAGCTGATGTTAAAGAAGAAATACTAGGGGAATTTCATCAAATGTGTGTAGCATATGATTATATTAGTCATGGTGGTATGGATTATGCTAAAGAAGTATTAGAGAAGGCTTTAGGAGAGTCAGAAGCTAATAATGTAATTGATCGTTTAACTGCTTCTTTACAAGTAAGACCTTTTGATCAATTAAGAAAGACTGATCCTGATCAGATTTTAAACTTTATTCAAAATGAACACCCACAGACTATTGCTTTAATTTTAGCTTATTTAGATTCAGAACAAGCAGCGAGTGTTATGTCTGGGTTAGCACAAGATAAGCAGACTCAAGTTGCTAAGAGAATTGCTTTAATGGAACGCACTTCTCCAGATGTAATTAGAGAAGTAGAGCGGGTTTTAGAACAGAAGTTATCTTCTCTAATGACTAATGAATATTCTCAAGCTGGAGGGATTGATTCTATTGTAGAGATCTTGAATTTATCTGATCGAGGAACAGAAAAAACAATTTTAGAGCAATTAGGTAGTGATGATCCTGAATTAGCAGATGAAATTAAACAAAAGATGTTTGTTTTTGAGGATGTTACTTTACTTACTGATCGTGATATTCAAAGAATGTTACGGGAAGTTGAGAATGATGATTTAGCGTTAGCCTTAAAAGCAGCTAGTGATGAAGTAGCTGATAAGATCTTTAGTAATCAATCTAAGCGAGCAGCAGAAATGCTAAGAGAAAATATTGACTACTTAGGTCCAGTTAGAATTAGTGATGTAGAAGAAGCACAACAAAAAATTGTTAATGAAATTAGAAGACTAGAAGAAGAAGGTGAGATTGTAATTGACCGCGGAGGGGGAGATGAGGTAATTGAGTAATGTTATTAAATCTAATCAAGTTAAGTCTGGCAAGAAATTTAATTTTACTAAAGCTCCTCAACGAGAGCAATCTCAAAATGAATCTTTAGCTAATGAATCAAAAATGCAAGCTGAGCAAATAGTAATTGAAGCTAAGAAAGAAGCTGAACAAATAATTGATGATGCTAAAGAAGAAGCTAGACAAATTAAGCAGCAGGCTAAGCAAGAAGTTGAAGCTAAAGTAGAAGCTGCTGTAGCTGATGCTAAAGAAGAGGGATATCAAGCAGGATTTAACCAGGGCCAAGCTAAGGCCCAAGATGAGGTGACTGATAGAGTTAATCACCTTATAGATAATATAAATGCAGAGGTTAATAAAGTTTCTAAATTATTAGACAAAGAATTATCTACTTATAAAGTAGAGATGATTCAACTAGCAATAGCTATTAGTAAGCGAGTTATTAGACAGGAGCTTACTTTAAATTCTAAAGCAGTCAAGGCTATAGTAGAAGATACTCTTAGTTTAATAGATGATGATACAGGAATAAAAGTGAGGGTTAACCCTAGTGATTTAGAGGTTTTAGATGGTGCTCAAGAAGAGTTAGTAGTTGCTAATGGACGGCTAGATACGATCCAGTTAGTTGCTGATCAAAGTATTGAATTAGGAGGCTGTATTATAGAGACAGATTTTGGTGGGATTGATGCTACTATTTCTTCACAGTTAGCAGAGATTGAAAATAAGTTATTGGAAGTGGGAGAAAGTGACTAAATTATGGAATATTGATAATTTATTAGATACAGTAGAGCAAACATCTTTAATCAAAAGATTTGGTAAGGTTAAGCAGGTAGTAGGCTTAACTATTGAGTCACAAGGGCCAACAGTACAATTAGGTGAATTATGTTTGATCGAAACTAATTCTAATTCAGAAATGATTAAAGCTGAAGTTGTAGGTTTTAAGGATACTAGTGTATTATTAATGCCTTTAGGAGATATGAAAGGAATTGGCCCTGGTTGTAAAGTCTTTGCTACTGGTGAATCATTACAGATTGAGGTCAGTGATGAATTATTAGGGACAGTATTAGATGGTTTAGGCCACCCTGTTTCAGAAGAGAAGTTAGATGTTACAGGAGAGAAGTATCCTGTCGATAATGATCCGCCTGATCCTTTAGCAAGACAAAGAATTAGCGAACCATTATCCTTAGGAGTAAGAAGTTTAGATGGATTATTAACTTGTGGCAAAGGCCAAAGAATGGGTATTTTTGCTGGAAGTGGTGTTGGTAAGAGTACTTTATTAGGTATGATAGCTCGTAATACTGATGCTGATATTAATGTAATTGCTCTGATAGGTGAGCGAGGTAGAGAGGTACGAGAGTTTATTGAAGAAAGCCTTGGCCCAGAAGGTTTAAAGAAATCTGTAGTAATAGTAGCAACTTCTGACCAGCCAGCTTTAGTACGTTTAAAAGGTGCTATGGTAGCAACTAGTATAGCTGAATATTTTCGTGATCAAGGTAATGATGTAATGTTAATGATGGATTCTGTAACACGTTTTGCAATGGCTCAACGAGAAGTAGGTTTAGCAGTTGGTGAGCCACCTGCTACTAGAGGATATACTCCTTCTGTATTTGCTTTATTACCTAAATTATTGGAAAGATCAGGGGCAGGAGAAGTAGGAACAATCACGGGCTTATATACTGTGTTAGTAGAAGGTGATGATATGAATGAACCAATTGCTGATGCTGTGCGAGGAATTTTAGATGGACATATTGTATTATCTAGGGATTTAGCAGCCCAAAATCATTATCCAGCAATAGATATTTTAGAGAGTGTAAGCAGGGTAATGGATGAGATTGCAAGTGCAGAACATAAAGAAGCAGCTGGAAAATTAAGAGAAGTATTAGCTACCTATGAAGAGTCTAAAGATTTAGTTAATCTTGGTGTTTATGAGGCAGGAAGTGACCCTCAATTAGATTATGCTTTAGATAAATTAGAAGCAGTTAATAATTTTTTACAGCAAGGAGTTAAGGAGACAAATAGTTACCAAGAGACAGTAAATTGGCTAACTAAAATTTTTGCTGGAGAGTGATATGAGTGAAGGAGTTTGAATTTAGGCTACAATCTTTGTTAGATTTAAGAGAGCAAGAGGAACAGCTTCTCCAAAAAAAATTATTTGAAATAAAACAGAAGTATAATCAAGTAAAAGAAGAGATTAAAAGGTTAGCAGATAATAAAAAAGAGTGGCAAGAAAAAATAGAAGTTAAAACTCAACAAGGGGTTAGAGCACAAAATTTACTTAGATATCGAAATTATATCGAATATTTAGAATCAGAAATTGAAGAACTAGAGCTTCAACTTGATCATTGGTCTCAAAAGTTAGATGAGTGCCAACAGAAGTTATTAGATAAAGTGAAGGAAAGAAAGACAGTATCCAAATTAAAAGAGAAAGAGTATGAAAAACACTGGCAAGAGCTTCTACAAAAAAGGCAGAAGATAAATGATGAAATAGCTAATAATAATTTTAATCATCAAAGTAGTTTCTAGCTAGAACAGCAGGAGGGCTGAAATGAAGAAGATTTTTTTCGCACTTATAATATTAATTGTATTAGCAGGTTTAACATTATACTTATTAGATTTTTTCAAAGTGTTTACTTTTGCCCAGTTACAGCAAGAGAGTTTAGAACAATTAGAAAAAATCCCTGCAGTTAAAGAATATATGGTTTCTAAGAAGAAAAATAATGAATTGCAGGACAATTTAGAGAAAGTTAGAATAAAATTAAGTGAAATGAAAGAAAAAAATAAACAATTATTAAACCAATTACAAAATAAGGAACAAGATATTAAGCAATTGCAGGGCCAAATTAAAGAATTAGAAAAAAGACTTAGGTCAGTTAAACAACAGCAAGAAGAATATACTAAAAAGATTGAAAGATTAGTAGGAATCTATAGTGAAATGGAACCTAGTAAAGCTGCTGATATACTACCTAAACTAAAGACTACAGTCACTGTTGATATTTTAAAGCAGATAGACCAAGAAATAGCAGCTGAGATTCTAGGGGCGATGCCAACAGATATTGCTGTTAGTATTTCAAGTCAATTATCTGATTGAAAGGAGGTGAGATATAAAGTATGGCAACAAGTCAAGTGGTTAATTTATCGAATTCTAGCGCTAATAGTCAAATAAAATCTAAGTCAACAGTCCAAAAAGGTGAAAGTAAACTTAAAGATATTTTTTCTTCCTCTTTAGAAGATAAGCTAAAATTAGCCTTAAAAGGAGAAGAAAAAAAGGAGAAGACAAGTCTGGAAGGCTTAGAAGGACTATTAAGCTTATTACAAAATTTATCTCCTAAATTAAAGCAGCAACTAGTGAAGGGTTCAGCAGACGAAAACTTAATAAAGAATTTAACAAAACAGATAAAATCATTATTAAACAACTCAGCTTCTAAAAGTGGATTTAATAAATTACAACCTCAATTAAAATCATTACTAAAAGGAATGGAAGAAGTTGACCAAAAGTTTAAATTAAATGCTAATTCTAAGCATGAAGTTGTAAAAATAAAGAAGCTACTAACTAAATTGGCTGGTCAAATAAGAGACGATAGTTTAAAGAAACAATCTAATGTAAGCCAAACTTCTTTAGGTGATGATATTAAGTTAGCTAAGGTTAAGTATCAAAATAGACAAGATAATAAAGTAAAACAAAATAAGCAACGAGGAGCTCAAAATAGTAAGTCCCAATCAAATAACTCTAAATTATCTGTTAATAGTAAGCAAAAACAATCTCTTAAGCTACAAGATAATAATGTAAATATAACTAATAAGGGTCAAATTAATGTGGAGTCTGCTAAAGGACAATCTGATAATCAAGCTAATGTAGAGTTTGCTACTAATCCTAAGCTAAATAAAACTCAATCTTTGCAAAGTAGTTCTAAGACTTCAACGAGCAAAGGAACAAACTTTAATAATATTTTGAAACAGATAACAGAGAAGACTAATATTTTTGCTAATAAGCAAGGAGAAAAAATTACTTTACAACTAAAGCCAGAATCTTTAGGTAGATTGCAGATAAAATTAGGCTATAAAGATGGAGCTATGACTGCTAGAATATTAGCTGAAAATAGTAATGTAAAAGAATTGTTAGATGCTAATTTAGCTAAACTAAAGTCTGCTTTAGAACAAAGAAATATGCAGGTAGATGATTTTAATGTTTTAATAGACCAAGAAGGGGAAGATTTAGGTCAGGGCCAATTTGGAAGCAGTGACCAAGAATTTGAGTTTCAGCAAGAGGAAGAAAGAGAAGAGTTTAATTTATCCTTAGAAAAATCAGACGAGATTGAGGGAGAAGATAATAAGGAAGAAACAATTAATGATGATACAGTTGATTATATGGTTTAAAGGAGGGATAAGATGGATTCAATTCAGGCGACGCAAAGTACTACTTTAACTCAACAGTCTACTTTACAACAGTCAGATTTAGGGAAAGATGAATTTTTAAAATTATTAGTAACCCAGCTTCAGAATCAAAATCCTATGAATCCAATGAAAAATAAAGAATTTATGGGCCAAATGGCACAATTTAACTCTTTACAGCAGATGCAGAGTTTAAATACTACCATGTCTAAATTTATAAATTATCAACAGTTATCCCAGGCCGGAAATTTAGTAGGGAAGAAAGTAAAGGTTCTTGATAGCCAAACAGGACAGACTATTACTGGAGAAGTCAAGAAGGTAAATGTAACTGATAGTGACCCTCAAATTACTGTTAATGGTAAGCGCTACTCAATGAATAGTATTCAGGAGGTATTAGCAAAGGAGTGATTTAGTGTGACTAAGATTTATTCTAATCAACCATTAGTCTCTTCAACATTAAAATATAAGCAGTCAGATGTTGACTCGCAAAAAAGTTTTAAGGAAATATTGTCTAATAAGAAAGATAATAAATTACAATTTTCTAAACATGCTAAGATGAGATTGCAAAGTAGAGAATTAAATCTTAAACAAAATGATTTATCTAAGCTAGAAGAAGCAGTAGATAAAGCTAAAGAAAAAGGAGCTCAAGAATCTTTAGTGTTAGTTAGTGATAATGCTTATATTGTGAGCATCGAAAATGATACAGTAATTACAGCTTTAGGTAAGGAAGATATGAAAGAAAATATAGTAACGAATATTGATAGTGCAATTATGATGAAGTGACTGGACCCAGTTTGGGAAGTCATCGGCTGTGGACTGAAAGAAGCAGCTAGAAGAACAATTGTAAATTAACAAGGAGGTTATATCATGTTACGTTCTATGTATTCAGGTGTTTCAGGATTAAAGGCTCATATGAGTAAGATGGATATTATCGGTAATAATATTGCTAATGTAAATACAACTGGTTATAAAGGTAGTAGGGCTACTTTTAAGTCAATGCTAAGTCAGACAATTCAAGGAGCTTCTGCTCCTCAAAACGGTCGG contains:
- the fliJ gene encoding flagellar export protein FliJ — translated: MKEFEFRLQSLLDLREQEEQLLQKKLFEIKQKYNQVKEEIKRLADNKKEWQEKIEVKTQQGVRAQNLLRYRNYIEYLESEIEELELQLDHWSQKLDECQQKLLDKVKERKTVSKLKEKEYEKHWQELLQKRQKINDEIANNNFNHQSSF
- a CDS encoding MotE family protein yields the protein MKKIFFALIILIVLAGLTLYLLDFFKVFTFAQLQQESLEQLEKIPAVKEYMVSKKKNNELQDNLEKVRIKLSEMKEKNKQLLNQLQNKEQDIKQLQGQIKELEKRLRSVKQQQEEYTKKIERLVGIYSEMEPSKAADILPKLKTTVTVDILKQIDQEIAAEILGAMPTDIAVSISSQLSD
- a CDS encoding flagellar hook-length control protein FliK, giving the protein MATSQVVNLSNSSANSQIKSKSTVQKGESKLKDIFSSSLEDKLKLALKGEEKKEKTSLEGLEGLLSLLQNLSPKLKQQLVKGSADENLIKNLTKQIKSLLNNSASKSGFNKLQPQLKSLLKGMEEVDQKFKLNANSKHEVVKIKKLLTKLAGQIRDDSLKKQSNVSQTSLGDDIKLAKVKYQNRQDNKVKQNKQRGAQNSKSQSNNSKLSVNSKQKQSLKLQDNNVNITNKGQINVESAKGQSDNQANVEFATNPKLNKTQSLQSSSKTSTSKGTNFNNILKQITEKTNIFANKQGEKITLQLKPESLGRLQIKLGYKDGAMTARILAENSNVKELLDANLAKLKSALEQRNMQVDDFNVLIDQEGEDLGQGQFGSSDQEFEFQQEEEREEFNLSLEKSDEIEGEDNKEETINDDTVDYMV
- a CDS encoding flagellar hook capping FlgD N-terminal domain-containing protein gives rise to the protein MDSIQATQSTTLTQQSTLQQSDLGKDEFLKLLVTQLQNQNPMNPMKNKEFMGQMAQFNSLQQMQSLNTTMSKFINYQQLSQAGNLVGKKVKVLDSQTGQTITGEVKKVNVTDSDPQITVNGKRYSMNSIQEVLAKE
- a CDS encoding TIGR02530 family flagellar biosynthesis protein, whose amino-acid sequence is MTKIYSNQPLVSSTLKYKQSDVDSQKSFKEILSNKKDNKLQFSKHAKMRLQSRELNLKQNDLSKLEEAVDKAKEKGAQESLVLVSDNAYIVSIENDTVITALGKEDMKENIVTNIDSAIMMK